One window of the Mycobacterium xenopi genome contains the following:
- a CDS encoding GNAT family N-acetyltransferase has protein sequence MSAPPIFRLVDERRVSVVRDAAAVGRVLDADPVGSCMVAARVADHGIDPNAIGGELWTRRGADESLCYAGANLIPLRGALEDLHAFADEAMSAARRCSSLVGRAELVMPMWRRLESAWGPARDVRDRQPLMALNCMPACAIDPEVRQVRPDELDAYLVAAVDMFIGEVGVDPRLGDGGRGYRRRVANLISAGRAWARFEDGEVIFKAEVGSQSPAVGQIQGVWVHPERRGRGLGAAGTATLAAVIVGTGRIASLYVNDFNTVARAAYARVGFREVGTFATVLLD, from the coding sequence ATGTCGGCTCCGCCCATCTTTCGCCTGGTCGACGAGCGACGGGTGTCGGTGGTGCGCGACGCCGCGGCCGTGGGCCGGGTCCTCGACGCCGACCCCGTCGGATCGTGCATGGTCGCCGCGCGGGTCGCCGACCACGGCATCGACCCCAACGCGATCGGCGGCGAACTGTGGACACGCCGCGGAGCTGACGAGTCGCTGTGCTATGCGGGAGCCAACCTGATTCCGCTGCGCGGCGCGCTGGAGGATCTGCACGCCTTCGCCGACGAGGCGATGAGCGCGGCGCGCCGCTGCTCGTCGCTGGTCGGGCGGGCCGAACTGGTGATGCCGATGTGGCGGCGGCTGGAATCCGCTTGGGGCCCGGCCCGCGACGTGCGTGACCGCCAGCCGTTGATGGCCTTGAACTGCATGCCCGCCTGTGCGATCGACCCCGAGGTGCGCCAGGTGCGGCCTGACGAGCTCGACGCGTATCTGGTCGCGGCCGTCGACATGTTCATCGGCGAGGTGGGTGTCGATCCGCGGCTAGGCGACGGCGGTCGAGGGTATCGCCGCCGGGTCGCCAACCTGATCTCGGCGGGGCGCGCGTGGGCGCGCTTCGAGGACGGCGAGGTCATCTTCAAGGCCGAGGTCGGCTCGCAGTCGCCGGCGGTGGGCCAGATACAGGGGGTCTGGGTGCATCCGGAGCGCCGCGGGCGGGGTTTGGGGGCCGCCGGCACCGCCACGCTGGCGGCGGTGATCGTGGGCACCGGACGCATTGCCAGCCTGTACGTCAACGACTTCAACACCGTGGCCCGCGCCGCCTACGCCCGGGTCGGCTTCCGTGAGGTCGGCACGTTCGCCACCGTGCTGCTGGACTGA
- the ispG gene encoding flavodoxin-dependent (E)-4-hydroxy-3-methylbut-2-enyl-diphosphate synthase translates to MSVGLGMPASPAPTLAPRRKTRQLMVGDVGVGSDYPISVQSMCTTKTHDVNATLQQIAELTAAGCDIVRVACPRQEDADALAEIARHSQIPVIADIHFQPRYIFAAIEAGCAAVRVNPGNIKEFDGRVAEVAKAAGDAGIPIRIGVNAGSLDKRFLEKYGKATPEALVESALWEASLFEEHGFGNIKISVKHTDPVVMVQAYELLASQCDYPLHLGVTEAGPAFQGTVKSAVAFGALLSKGIGDTIRVSLSAPPVEEVKVGNQILESLNLRPRSLEIVSCPSCGRAQVDVYTLANEVSAGLEGLEVPLRVAVMGCVVNGPGEAREADLGVASGNGKGQIFVRGEVIKTVPESQIVETLIEEAMRLASQMGSEAGTTTSGSPVVTVS, encoded by the coding sequence ATGAGCGTCGGCCTAGGGATGCCGGCATCGCCCGCGCCGACTTTGGCGCCGCGCCGCAAGACGCGTCAGTTGATGGTCGGCGACGTCGGGGTGGGCAGCGACTATCCGATCTCGGTGCAGTCGATGTGCACCACCAAAACCCACGACGTCAACGCCACCCTGCAGCAGATCGCCGAGCTGACCGCCGCCGGCTGCGACATCGTGCGGGTGGCCTGCCCACGCCAGGAGGACGCCGACGCGCTGGCCGAAATCGCCCGGCACAGCCAGATCCCGGTGATCGCCGACATCCACTTCCAGCCGCGCTACATCTTCGCCGCGATCGAGGCGGGCTGCGCGGCGGTGCGGGTAAACCCGGGCAACATCAAGGAGTTCGACGGCCGGGTCGCCGAGGTCGCCAAGGCCGCCGGTGATGCCGGCATCCCGATCCGCATCGGCGTCAACGCCGGCTCGCTGGACAAACGCTTCCTGGAGAAGTACGGCAAGGCCACCCCCGAAGCGCTGGTCGAGTCCGCGCTGTGGGAAGCCTCGCTGTTCGAGGAGCACGGCTTCGGCAACATCAAGATCAGCGTCAAGCACACCGACCCCGTCGTCATGGTGCAGGCCTACGAGCTCTTGGCATCCCAATGCGACTACCCGCTGCACCTCGGTGTCACCGAGGCCGGGCCGGCGTTCCAAGGCACCGTCAAGTCCGCGGTGGCCTTCGGCGCATTGCTGAGCAAGGGCATCGGCGACACCATCCGGGTCTCGCTGTCGGCGCCGCCGGTCGAGGAAGTCAAGGTCGGCAACCAGATCCTGGAGTCGCTCAATCTGCGGCCGCGTTCGCTGGAGATCGTGTCCTGCCCGTCGTGCGGTCGCGCCCAGGTCGATGTCTACACGCTGGCCAACGAAGTCAGTGCCGGGCTCGAGGGCCTTGAGGTGCCGCTGCGGGTGGCGGTGATGGGCTGTGTGGTCAACGGTCCGGGGGAGGCCCGCGAGGCCGACCTGGGCGTCGCGTCGGGCAACGGTAAGGGCCAGATTTTCGTGCGCGGGGAAGTGATCAAGACCGTCCCCGAGTCGCAGATCGTCGAGACGCTGATCGAAGAAGCCATGCGGCTGGCTTCCCAGATGGGCTCCGAAGCGGGCACAACTACGAGCGGTTCACCCGTTGTGACCGTAAGCTAA
- a CDS encoding M50 family metallopeptidase: MMFVFGVVAFAAALLISVALHECGHMWVARATGMKVRRYFVGFGPTLWSTRRGETEYGVKAIPAGGFCDIAGMTVVEDLAPDERDRAMYKQKTWKRAAVLLAGPGMNFLIGLLLVYVIAVAWGLPNLHPPTAAVVGETACVPAEVSKGQFAQCTGPGPAAAAGIRVGDVVVKVGDTDVRTFDEMAAAVRKQHGTVPFVIERDGKTLTLPVTVVPTQRWAGNSDTPSSVGMIGVAPKAYPPTRYNVISAVPATFTFTGDLSVELGKALAAIPTKVGALVHAIGGGQRDPETPISVVGASIIGGDTVNHGLWVAFWFFLAQLNFVLGAINLVPLLPFDGGHIAIAVYEKIRNMIRSARGMVAAAPVNYLKLMPATYVVLVLVVGYMLLTVTADLVNPIRLFQ, encoded by the coding sequence ATGATGTTCGTGTTCGGCGTCGTGGCATTCGCGGCGGCCCTTTTGATCTCGGTGGCGCTGCACGAGTGCGGGCATATGTGGGTAGCGCGCGCCACCGGGATGAAGGTCCGTCGTTATTTCGTCGGGTTCGGCCCGACATTGTGGTCGACGCGGCGCGGCGAGACCGAATACGGCGTCAAGGCCATTCCGGCGGGCGGTTTTTGCGACATCGCCGGGATGACGGTGGTCGAGGACCTCGCGCCCGACGAACGCGACCGCGCCATGTACAAGCAGAAAACCTGGAAGCGCGCCGCGGTGCTGCTCGCCGGCCCGGGCATGAACTTCCTCATTGGCTTGCTGCTGGTCTACGTGATCGCCGTGGCCTGGGGCCTGCCTAATCTGCATCCGCCCACTGCGGCGGTTGTCGGCGAAACCGCGTGTGTCCCAGCGGAAGTAAGTAAAGGCCAGTTCGCGCAGTGCACCGGCCCCGGTCCTGCCGCGGCCGCCGGGATCCGCGTCGGCGACGTCGTGGTCAAGGTCGGCGACACCGATGTGCGCACCTTCGACGAGATGGCGGCCGCGGTGCGCAAGCAGCACGGCACGGTCCCGTTCGTCATCGAGCGCGACGGCAAGACGCTCACCTTGCCGGTCACCGTCGTCCCCACCCAGCGCTGGGCCGGCAACAGTGACACGCCGTCGAGTGTCGGCATGATCGGCGTGGCGCCCAAGGCCTACCCGCCGACGCGGTACAACGTCATCTCCGCCGTCCCGGCCACCTTCACCTTCACCGGCGACTTGTCCGTCGAGCTGGGCAAGGCGCTGGCCGCGATCCCGACCAAGGTCGGCGCGCTGGTGCATGCCATCGGCGGCGGCCAGCGCGACCCGGAGACACCGATCAGCGTGGTGGGCGCGTCGATTATCGGCGGCGACACCGTCAACCATGGGCTGTGGGTGGCGTTCTGGTTCTTCTTGGCCCAGCTGAACTTTGTTTTGGGTGCGATCAACCTGGTGCCGTTGCTGCCGTTCGATGGCGGGCACATCGCGATCGCGGTGTACGAGAAGATCCGCAACATGATCCGCTCGGCGCGCGGCATGGTCGCGGCCGCGCCGGTGAACTACCTCAAGCTGATGCCGGCAACTTACGTAGTGTTGGTGCTAGTGGTCGGCTACATGCTGTTGACCGTGACCGCCGATCTGGTCAACCCGATCAGGCTGTTTCAGTAG
- the dxr gene encoding 1-deoxy-D-xylulose-5-phosphate reductoisomerase: MTSRRVKVLVLGSTGSIGTQALEVITANPDRFEVVGLAAGGGHPELFARQRAETGVSNVAVTDEGAAETIGDVAYRGPDAVIRLIEDTQADVVLNALVGALGLKPTLAALATGARLALANKESLVAGGPLVLRAAKPGQIVPVDSEHSAMAQCLRSGASDEVAKIVLTASGGPFRGWSAAELEHVTPQQAGAHPTWSMGPMNTLNSASLVNKGLELIETHLLFGVPYERIDVVVHPQSIVHSMVTFTDGSTIAQASPPDMKLPIALALGWPDRVPGAAAACDFSTASCWEFEPLDTEVFPAVELARRAGRAGGCLTAVYNAANEEAAAAFLAGRISFPAIVRTIADVLADADEWAAEPATVDDVLDAQRWARERARRAVTQEVMPTR; encoded by the coding sequence GTGACCAGCCGCCGCGTCAAAGTTCTGGTGCTGGGCAGCACCGGCTCGATCGGCACCCAGGCCCTGGAGGTCATCACCGCCAACCCGGACCGCTTCGAGGTGGTCGGCCTGGCGGCGGGCGGCGGGCATCCCGAGCTGTTCGCCCGGCAACGCGCCGAGACCGGCGTGAGCAATGTCGCGGTCACCGACGAGGGCGCGGCCGAGACGATCGGCGACGTCGCCTACCGCGGACCCGATGCCGTCATCCGGCTAATCGAAGACACGCAGGCCGACGTCGTGCTCAACGCCCTGGTGGGGGCGCTCGGCCTAAAGCCCACCCTGGCCGCGCTGGCCACCGGCGCCAGGCTGGCGCTGGCCAACAAGGAATCGCTGGTCGCCGGCGGCCCACTGGTGCTGCGGGCGGCCAAGCCGGGGCAGATCGTGCCCGTCGACTCCGAGCATTCCGCGATGGCCCAATGCCTGCGCAGCGGCGCCTCCGACGAGGTCGCCAAGATTGTGCTCACCGCCTCCGGTGGGCCGTTCCGCGGCTGGTCGGCCGCTGAGCTCGAGCACGTCACCCCCCAGCAGGCCGGGGCGCATCCGACCTGGTCGATGGGGCCGATGAACACACTGAATTCGGCGTCGCTGGTCAACAAGGGGCTCGAGCTGATCGAAACTCATCTGCTGTTCGGCGTGCCCTACGAGCGCATCGACGTCGTCGTCCACCCGCAGTCGATCGTGCACTCGATGGTCACGTTCACCGACGGCTCGACCATTGCCCAGGCCAGCCCCCCGGACATGAAGCTGCCGATCGCGCTGGCGTTGGGCTGGCCCGACCGGGTGCCCGGCGCCGCCGCTGCCTGCGACTTTTCCACGGCGTCTTGCTGGGAGTTCGAACCGCTGGACACCGAGGTCTTCCCGGCGGTGGAGCTGGCCCGGCGCGCCGGGCGGGCCGGCGGCTGCCTGACCGCCGTCTACAACGCCGCCAATGAGGAAGCAGCCGCGGCATTTCTGGCCGGGCGGATCAGCTTTCCCGCGATCGTGCGCACCATCGCCGACGTGCTCGCCGATGCCGACGAGTGGGCCGCGGAACCCGCTACCGTGGATGACGTACTCGATGCGCAGCGCTGGGCGCGTGAACGGGCGCGCCGCGCCGTCACCCAGGAGGTCATGCCCACCCGATGA
- a CDS encoding DUF4097 family beta strand repeat-containing protein, producing the protein MPTFATPQPITASIQADSGSVRLVATDRRDTVVEVRPHDPSRQADVRSAEQARISCANGKLAVAPAKHGFLGYRMGAVDIVVELPSQSGVQVAVASADVHAEGEFASFRFASSSGNLAVQSIVGRLKAATASGNVDVGLLDGDLKFQAASGSLTVDRLCGTAKSQTSSGAVNVVAAVRGAAVAHTSSGDIELGIPEGTAAQLDIVTGSGVVTNQLRSSEGPAEGDETLLIRVRTGSGDVDIHRAVQAHGTIGG; encoded by the coding sequence ATGCCGACCTTTGCCACCCCGCAACCGATCACGGCGAGCATCCAAGCCGATAGCGGCTCGGTCCGCCTGGTCGCCACCGACCGCCGCGACACCGTCGTGGAAGTTCGCCCGCACGACCCCTCCCGCCAAGCCGACGTCCGGTCCGCCGAGCAGGCCCGCATCTCCTGCGCCAACGGCAAACTGGCCGTGGCGCCGGCCAAGCACGGTTTTCTGGGTTATCGGATGGGCGCGGTCGACATCGTCGTCGAATTGCCGTCGCAGTCCGGTGTGCAGGTGGCGGTGGCCTCGGCCGACGTGCACGCCGAGGGCGAATTCGCCTCCTTCCGGTTTGCCTCGTCCAGCGGCAACCTGGCGGTGCAGTCGATCGTCGGCCGGCTCAAGGCGGCTACCGCGTCAGGCAATGTCGACGTGGGCCTGCTCGACGGTGACTTGAAATTCCAGGCTGCCAGCGGCTCGCTGACCGTCGACCGGCTTTGCGGCACGGCGAAGTCGCAGACCTCGTCGGGTGCGGTCAACGTCGTTGCCGCGGTTCGCGGCGCGGCGGTCGCCCACACCAGCAGCGGCGACATCGAACTCGGCATACCCGAGGGCACCGCCGCTCAACTCGACATCGTGACCGGCTCAGGCGTCGTCACCAACCAGCTGCGGTCGTCCGAGGGACCCGCTGAAGGGGACGAGACGCTGCTGATCCGGGTGCGCACCGGCTCCGGCGACGTCGACATTCACCGGGCCGTGCAGGCACACGGCACAATAGGTGGGTGA